TACACTTTTCCTAATTTCATTGTTCTCCTCTCAAACAAAAATATATGCATCTGTGGAATCAaccttaaatttaaaagaaaatcacttaGTGTTCTACTGCTGAATCGTCCCTATACTCCATCTTATAAATCAACCAATGACAAAGCAAGGTGACTTTTGATTTTTCACTGTCCTTACCTCCCCAAATTCTTTCTGCACTTacttgatgttgagttttaactcaTCAGTTGTTCAGGGCATGACAGAGTGGGGGAGTTATGGGAGACTGACCTGTGGCTGAAACATAATACCATAATACCCAGACCTTGGttttctgtttgcatttcttctcAGTTCTGCAGAGTTTCAGCCAAGCTCTCTCTGACCTACTGAAGGGTCAACTTCAAGAAGCTAACTCCAGTTTAAGGCTATCCATAGAATTCATAGATCCACAAGAAGCTCTCCCAGGAGTCGTCATGCTATTCCTATCTTGGCTCATCGTTCCATTTAAACCTCTGAGAGTCAGCATAATTAACATTTATACCACCAGCATGTCCAGGAGAAAAAAACCAGAGGGACTAGAAGGTGAGACAACCTCAAAGACAACCAGGAAAAtgtttctaatgatacacaaacaTTGGGTATATCAGTATGGAGAATCATCTAAGAGGAAACCAAATCAATTCCAATAAGATTTAGTGGTTGTTGATATCATttcatattaataattatattaatacatattgataattacattAATATAGATTATATGGTATGTAGatattacatataattttatatattatagattaatttacattttatatagtatattatattaatacattgacttccctggtggctcagatggtaaagcgtctgtctacaatgcgggagacctgggtttgatccctgggttgggaagatcccctggagaagaaaatggcaatccactccagtactattgcctggaaaatcccatggacagaggagcctggtaggctacagtccgtggggtcgcaaagagtcagacatgactgagtgacttcacttcacttcattaaaACATTAATGTATGTCAATATATTAATAACTAAATTAGTAATATGCAATACTAAATAGGTAAAACCACACTTTACATATGCTTACTATTCTGAGAAAAATAGGACAACTAGGTATAGTTGCAAAAGTAATCTTTCTAAATTATGATTCTTTTCATGTTTCACCACCATAGTGGCTCCTCATTCTCActctatatttgtatttattataaaagctatttaataaacataatatatatatttatttggtagTCATAGTCACTGTATAAATTAGAGGTATACATTTTGATAATTTAGGTTTAGCTAATGATAATTctaaaactcagaaaaataaaataacttgcccaaaatATACAGCCAAGTAGAATCAGAATCTGTTCAGTAGAATCAGAATCTGTTCAGTCGcccattcatgtccaactcttagtgaccccgtgggctgcagcacaccaggcttccctgtccatcaccaattcctggagcttgctcaaactcatgtccatcaagccggtaatgccatccaactatcccatcggctgtcgtctccttctcctagatctttcccaacatctggatcatttccagtgagtcagttctttgcatcaggtggccacagtattggagattcagcttcagcatcagtcctttcaatgaatattcaggactaatttcctttaggattgactggtttgatctccttgcagtccaagggactcaaccAAGAATAAAACTAGTGCTTCTAAATTTGATCTAGTTTTTCTTCCTCCAAGTTACTGAGGAATACTAATCCAGACTCCCCAGTTCGAAtgtcaaaattaaaattcaacatgTTTTTATCCAGTGTCTCTGCTGTAttagcctttctttttttctttcacaataCATATGTAGTAGGAAAAGTAATGGACATATAGCTGCTATGattgtttataaatattaaatctgTAATTTTGGACAAAAAACTCCAAAAGCCAGACTTTGTACTTCTTTATCATAAAAATTCTGGTTATTCAACTCCTGACTTATTTGGCTTCAGATTAtgatatgaaattaattttttgaaaggaatttatattcacttcagttcagttcagtcgctcagtcgtgtccgactctttgcgaccccatgaatcgcagcacgccaggcctccctgtccatcaccaactcccggagttcactcaaactcacatccatcgagtcgtgatgccatccagccatctcatcctctgtcttccacttcccctcctgccccaaatccctcccagcatcagagtcttttccaatgactcaactcttcgcatgaggtggccaaagtactggagcttcagctttagcatcattccttccaaagaaatcccagggctgatctcctttagaatggactggttggatctccttgcagtccaagggactctcaagagtcttctccaacaccacagtccaaaagcatcaattctttagtgctcagctttcttcacagtccaactcccacatccatgcatgaccactggaaaaaccatggccttgactagatggacctttgttggcaaagtaatgtctctgcttctcaatatgctatctaggttggtcataacttttcttccaaggagtaagtatcttttaatttcatggctgcagtcaccatctgtagtgattttggagcccaaaaaaatagtctgccactgtttccactgtttccccatctatttgccatgacgtgatgggaccagatgccatgatcttcgttttctgaatgttgagctttatgccaactttttcactctcctctttcactcccatcaagaggctttttagtttctcttcactttctgtcataagggtggtgtcacctgcatacacgaggttattgatatttctcccagcaatcttgattccagcttgtgtttcttccagtccagcgtaggcttcagaaataaacccaaatgTGCATGAAGGTTTATTTTACAATAAAGGTAGaactttatattattataatttcatGTCATCAAGAGAATTTTTCAATAGAATGTGATTGTACCAactgattaaaatttttaaaaaaagatcatatttggcaaaactaatacaattatgtaaagtttaaaaataaaataaaatcagagagaaaaaaaaacaaaaaaaaaacaaaaaaaaataaaataaaaaaataaaaaaagatcataAATTCCTACCTTCAAATTAACTCCaaaacaataaaaactttaaGTGTAGAAGCATGATAATAGCATACAAAAGATCTACAATCACTCAAAAAATCACTAAAACTCAGGGCTTAAAATGATTGAAGCATTTGTTACATAAAAATTTCTGTAAAGACAAATAAGatacacaaaatgaaacaaaaaaatgtgataaacttccaaaaatatttgtgaagcatcttctctgtccatggaattctccaggcaagaatattggagtgcgtagccattgctttctccagggaatcttcccaacccagggatgaatccAGGtcccccacactgcaggcagattctttactgtctgagccaccagggaagtcccatgtgaAAGACTAAAAAGGCTAAACTCAACATATACATgtcaattataaaaaaaaaaaaaaatcagtatggaAAAAAGCAATCCAACTGAAACAACAGCAAAGGTATAGGACATAGGCTTTTGCTTGACTTTCAAATATATGATAAAATGGTTTATTCTTATACatacaaaaatgcaaattatattaAATGGGTAATAATTTTTGCTTATCAAATTGCATACAGCAAAATATATCATGTTGAAAACCATTTtgctttagcttttttttttttagagtatttAAGACTATGTACTATGTGCAAAAATGTACATCTACTGACACAACATTTCCATTTCCAGAATTCACCCAGACAGATATTCTCACATAGGCGTGCAGAGACAGATGTGCAAAGACCTTTACTGCAGCATTGTTTGCATTAACAAAAGGCTACAAACATCATAAGTGACTACCAGCCCTGGAGTTGTTAAATATGTCTTTACAAAgtaatattatgtatttattaaaattaatgagaCAAGTCTATGGCTACAGAATTAGAATGGTCTCTAAGGTatatatatttgagaaaaaaagtTATAGGAGGGTACTGATAACACAAGatgctatttatttatctatcatcataaatgtataaataaatgtatgtataaaaaCACATTTGCACATATCCTAAGTGTGCTAGTTTGTGTACAGAAGATACCAGGAAGCGCAGAGTGCAATCATGGAGTCAGGAGTGAAGGAGAAATTTATTTGCCCCATGAATAGTCTTACTATGTGTATTTCTTGTCaggtttttcacattttttaaacttttaacaaTAATAAGGACAAAACAACTCTATACAACTATGGTGTCCTTCATGGGAGGTTTCCTGAGGGATGTAAAGAGAATATGTTGACAGCTGTGAAAAAAATGTGCTtaaagcctgcaatgcaggagacctggattcgatccctgggtcgggaagatgtcctggagaagggaatggcaatccactccagtattcttgcctggagaatcccgtggacagaggagcctggtgggctccataacgttgcaaagagttggacacaactgagtgactaacactttcactcactttcaaaGCTTGAAATTAAATAAACCAACATTTTACCTTAACCAAATTCCCTTTATATgcatctctttatttttcataagaCTTGACTTTTTATTCAATGCTTTCTCAAagatatatgtaaataatatgaAGTCAAATATTTCTACatagttaaaagaaaacaaacagcagtAGCTAGTATTCCATATCCTCTCTACCTCCATTTTCTGTTATGACAAGAAAGTACATTCAGCTCTTCTAGATTTTTTATCTGACAGTTTCTtgaatatttctaaattatttcaaCATTTTCAAACATAGTCACTCATTGCTTAAGAGTGTTAGGTACTACTCTATGCACTTAGAATGCTTCGGCAAATAACAAAGATTGTTGTCTCTTTGAAGTTAAAATTTAAGGGGAAGGAGGAACATAATAACAAATAAGCCTAATAAATTATGCTGTAGAGTATTTCAGAAGAGGGAAAGTGCTCTGGGTGAAAGAAACCATAGAGTAGGAAGAGAAGCATCCAGTGAATGAGATGGACAGATGGTAGAATTAAATGGAGCCCTCAGGAGAGCTCTCCTTGAGAAGGTGAGATTTAAACACTTGAATGAGCGGAAGAAGTGAGCCAAGCAGGTATAAAGTTTCCCAGCCAGAGAATGGCAAAGGCCTTACCTGGTGTATTTTAATAACAACATGGAGGCCAACAGGCTGAGCTGAGTGAGTCAGGAGGGAGTTGGGAGATGAGGTCAGGAGATGCCACTGTAAGAATTTGGGCTTTTCCTGTGCTTAGACATTTGGggctttaaaaagagaaataagaaaatgaatgattGACCTTGAGTTTCAGAATATCTGTTGTGCCTAGAATTCCCCGCAAGTGTGGAAGTGATTACAAAAACAGACACTAAGACAGTAATCTAGCTGAGAGATGGTGGAGACTTAGAGCAGGGTCTTAGCAAGAGAAGTGGCGAACTTCTCGATATCTTTGAAGTTGGAGAAAATAGCATTTCCTGAGGCATTGAATGTTGGCTGCTGTGTTTTATTTCTGCCTCTCAATCTTTCAAAAGCAGTCAGATGTCATACTTTTCTCTATAAATCACTTACTGTCTTCCaccgctagtggtaaagaacccacccgccaatgcagaagattaaaaaagagactcatgttcgatctctgggtcaggatgaATCCTGGAGGAGAAtcaggcatcccactccagtattcttatctggagaattcccatagacagaggaggctggtgggctacagtccatgttgtctcaaagagttgggtatAACTGAAGTGTCTGAGCACACAAGCACCTACTTCCTATCTCTCTAATGTTTATAGATCTCTTCTCTGCTCATAGTTGGGCTCCAGTTTGATTTGTTCTTACAGATTCATACAATTTTGtatttaatacaatttttatggtttttaaaaaggaatgggAATAAATATTTTTGCTAAATTTACTATGTTTAATCagaatcatttttcaaaaaatctaCTTAGATAGCTGGTTATGaggataaaataatagaaaatatatgttAAGCTTGGAAAAATGCACCTTAACTTTTTATTCAGCAAAGATTTATACAATTATAAAATGTAAGGTgccatattatttttattcttgataTATATCATTGGAAGTCAATGATGTGATTTCCATCCTTCAAAGATGATGCCCTCTAAACCTTACCAGATTCAGgatattctttcctggaaggcAACTTTCTTGATTCCatgtatattttcagttttatctcTTCCTTCAAAGTACTACATAGTAAacagtgaaagtgatagttgctcagtcatgtctgactctttgtgataccatggactgtagcccatcaggctcccctgtccatggtatttccaggcaagaatactggagtgggttgccatttccttctccaggggatctttccaacccagggattgaacccaggtcttttgcattgtgggcagattctttacatctgagttACCAAGGAATCTCAGGAATCCcctataaaataaatttcatgatTTATGAAGCAATTATAATAGATCTATCCTTTAGTATGAATTTCTTAAACACATAGATATTCGATATACTTGCCCTTTTATTTTGCATCTATCATGATCttcaattaatttatattttataggaatattatatattattcttCAATAATGCTAGGATATTCTAATTCTTCACAGTGATAAACATACAATGGTGCATAAATTATTACTGATTGAGTAAATTAGAGATAAACTTATATGTTGATTTATGACTTGGTTTGTCACTTCTTAGtgcacatgatttcatcttaagGAGAGTTCTTAAATAGTAGAGATCATAGGTTCATTTTCTTTAGCATAAATTTCTTATTGATTTAGGTTTAATGTGAGAAATTAAGTAACTGTGAAAATTAAAAAGGTTAACTGTGAGGATAATAGGGAGAAAGAGAGCTTATAGttataaaaactaaaagaaaaaatatggatGATTATACAGGTGATTAATGGATCCTGCTGGTACAGATTTTCAGGAGAACCTTGCCAATAAAGACTTCATCTGTTACTATTACAGTAGATGAATTCAGTCTGGAGGTTGGGAGGTGAACTATAAGCAAGTGTGAAGTGGACTAGGAATAGGGATATCTTTGTTCAGAGTTTACATGAGGAATACATTTCCCCCTCGGCTCTGGCAATGGAAAACCACCAAAATCAAAGCAAGATTTAGATACTATAATTGAGTCACAATTATTAGATCATAGTAGACTAATTGCTATTGGCttgtctatgaaaaaaaaaaaaaagtatgtttgaATGAAACAACTTACCAACATATTTGGTGAGATGTCAAAAGCAGAACTCATTTGATTTTCATAAGTGAAACTAGTAGAATGTGAGTAGAATGAGAATTGTGAGTTGTGACAACCCACAAAATTTATGCTGGGAAAACATATATTTACTATCAAGGCCACTCAATCTGACACCATGCTTATCACCAAGACCAACAAAGTTTATTAATGACAACTAACATTGACCAAATTCTTACTATATTCTTTCTAAGGCTGTCCTCActttagaaatggagaaaatgaggGTTAGAAATGCTTAGTGATTTACCTGGAGTTATGCAGCTGGGAAATAAATGATGGAGACAGGACATAGAGTCTGATATCTGAGTTCAAATATTCTTTACTACCACATTACTATACTTGTCCTTTTGGAAATAACAGCTTAGGCTCTGTTGTCACCATTGAAAGCAAATGTGTCACACTTTTTGAGTggagaaaataaacatgttttttcCATATTatgaagtcaaaaaaaaaaatggactaaCTTATTTTTGCCACATTTTCAggtgattatttttcattttctttccttctctctctctctctctttctttagaattctgttttatttggcagacttTCTGAGGACTTCAGGTCTGGGAAGCAGTCTCTCAGAATAGCTCTCCTCAGGTGATTATTTTTCCATCCAGATATAAATGAGTAACtgtatggcagagagtgaagaggaactaaaaagcctcttgatgaaagtgaaagaggagagtgaaaacgttggcttaaagctcaacattcacaaaacgaagatcatggcatctggtcccatcacgtcatgggaaatagatggggaaacagtggaaacagtggcagacattattttttggggctcccaaatcactgcagatgatgactgcagccatgaaattaaaagacgcttactccttggaagaaaagttatgaccaacctagatagcatattcaaaagcagagacattactttgccaacaaaggtccatctagtcaaggctatgggttttccagtggtcatgtatggatgtgagagttggactgtgaagaaaaccgAGCGCCAAagtattgatacttttgaactgtggtgttggagaagactcttgagggtctcttggactgcaaggtgatccaaccagtccattctgaaggagatcagtcctggatgttctttggaaggaatgatgccaaagctgaaactccagtactttggccacctcatgcgaagagttgagtcattggaaaagactctgatgctgggagggattgggggcaggaggagaaggggaagacagaggatgagatggctggatggcatcaccgacttgatggatgtgagtttgagtgaactccaggagatggtgatggacagggaggactggcatgctgtgattcatggggtctaaaagagttgtacacgactgagcgactgaactgaactgactgagaatagggaaaaggagtccaaaatggcagtggctaaaagacaaggaagggaaaagcccgcgaaaatagaacaatggaaggtcaaaggaaggtccgaggatgGGAGTGAGGACTTCCGGtaaaacagcactcctggctaagcccaatttgcatagggcaggcccagggggtaggaaaaaacacattaaaaagaggagccaaaagcctctctctgtttctctctccgcCGTGCTGGGGCGTTCTTCTTGTCAAGTCTTTGGATCAATGTGCCCTCACgcctcgaagatggattttcctgctatcttctaaataaaatagagctgtaacactgagctataacactgatttgtctaagagctgtaacacagtccattcgagacctgagagctataacacggtctgtccaagacctgagagctgtgacacgccaagggggctttaatgtccatcactccaaatctttgttgtgatgagacaaaaacCGAGGAgaatacactcgcctgacagaAACTAGTTATTGACTATGTAAATTGAACATAACCATAAACAGTACCCATATATAGACTAAAACAGAGGGAATATTATGATCAGAAAATTAGAAGATTGAAAAGATGTTAATTGCTATTTATTGATCATTTTTTGCACATGCTTTACTTATTGTTTTGTGCTGATCTCAGCGTATGGTTAAACAGTGTTGTGGTTGGATTAGCCCTTTGTGGTTCTTATGATTGCAAGATGCCCTCAACAATAACCACTGAGAAACCTGAAAAAAGAACAAGGTTCATTACTAACAAGTTCAAGAGTATACATGGCAAGTCTGGTCTTGGATAGAGAGAGAGCAGGTCTAGGGTTCTGCTTTCAATGAGGCTGAAGGTGGTGGCCTTGGGTTTCTGGGTTTCCTCTTCATTGGTGAAAACATAAGAGAGGGAATTAAAAGAGCAGGAAGTGAAAAACAAGTGGCCCAAGTTGTCAGTCACCCAAAATCAACCAAGACCTCTGAAACAAAAGAGTCTAAGAGTATGGGATTGGGGGAAGCCTGGCTCTTTAATCTATTCATGTGCTTAGCAATGATTCTTTTTAAGAACATTTGGAGTGGATGCCTCCATAATCATAGCTTAAGTCAAGCACTTACATtacaaaatgaacaaagaaaagccTCTTAAACTTACACTACATTGCCTTTTGGATCttttaataaacataataatgaTGTTTCATTCGTTTaatgaaatatgtaaatatgatAAGTAAGTAAGAGATGTACATTCCCTAAGTAAATATGATACAAAAAAGCTTTAATAAAACTTGCACAAGCTCAGAAAGGAAGTTGTGGAGTTAAAATCCACACATTTAGAGTCTATTCTCTGCACTGGACACCACACAGCAAATGAAAACTCTTTATTGTGATAAACGGGAAATTACTTTTAGACAGAGTTGTTTCCAGGAATTGTTAGAATACTGTTGGGAAGGGATATAGTGTAGAAGCAGCCAGGAAAATGGTTGTTAAGCACctcataaaaatggaaagaaatgaaagactaaaaagggggaaaggaaggaagcaacaaaaaggagggaaggggaggcaaGGGGTAATACAGGAGAGAACAATTGGAAAAATAGAATGAACAGtagaaaaagggaaggaagattgaaaaaaagcaggaagggagggcaagaaacagaaattatgtgAATAATGGACAATTAAAGGGTGTGCGGAAATAGTGGCTTCAAAGGGTTCAAAAGAAGCCTGGGAAAGAGGTTGAGAGGACGGATGATTCTGAGGCTGAGTAGCAGACTGTGATGATTGTGTGTGCTCCTTATAGGTTAGTGTTTCTTTAGACAAAGAATGTACAAGATGACCTTCAGCTTCATTTTGCCATCAAAAATCGACTTCTATGCGCTCAGCTTCATTTTTTATAAGCCTAGGTCTCTGGCTCTGTGAAAAAGTCTTCCCAGTGCTCCTTTCACATCTTTATTCCTCAGTGTGTAGATGAGAGGATTGAGGGCTGGAGTCACTACTGTGTAGAAGAGGGAGATGAATTTCCCATAAGTATGGGCATAAGAACTGTTGGGCTGGATGTAAACAGCTGTAATGGTCCCATAGAAGAGGGACACTACCATCAAGTGGGATCCACATGTCCCCAGGGCTTTGCGCCAGGCCTGGACTGACTTGATCCTAATAATTGCCTTGACTATATGTCCATAGGACATCAATATCAGTGCTAAGGGCAAAAGGAGCAAGACCAATGAAGCAATGAATAGCTGGACCTCATTGGCGTGGATGTCCACACATGCAAGTTTAATCATTGAGGGTACCTCACAGAAGAAATGATGGAGCCACTGGTGTCCACAGCGAGGCAGCCAGAGGGTGACAGTGCTCTGGGTGAGAGTGTTTCCTACTCCACTCAGCCACGCAACCCCTGCCAGAGCCTGGCACAGCCGTGGGTTCATTACGGCTGCATAGTGGAGAGGTTTGCACACCGCAGCATAGCGATCAAAAGCCATTACAGCCAGGAGAATGCACTCAGTGGAGCCCAGAGCCAGAGAGACGTAGAGCTGGACAGCACAGCCCAGGGCTGTTATGGTCTTGGCTGGTCCTCTTAGGTTCCACAGAAGCTGGGGA
This genomic interval from Bos taurus isolate L1 Dominette 01449 registration number 42190680 breed Hereford chromosome 23, ARS-UCD2.0, whole genome shotgun sequence contains the following:
- the OR2G1 gene encoding olfactory receptor family 2 subfamily G member 1: MGMNSSSVKEDFVLVGFSDQPNLEKILFVVVLVTYLLTLMGNTVIILISSTDSKLRTPMYFFLTHLSLVDICFTTSIVPQLLWNLRGPAKTITALGCAVQLYVSLALGSTECILLAVMAFDRYAAVCKPLHYAAVMNPRLCQALAGVAWLSGVGNTLTQSTVTLWLPRCGHQWLHHFFCEVPSMIKLACVDIHANEVQLFIASLVLLLLPLALILMSYGHIVKAIIRIKSVQAWRKALGTCGSHLMVVSLFYGTITAVYIQPNSSYAHTYGKFISLFYTVVTPALNPLIYTLRNKDVKGALGRLFHRARDLGL